The Urbifossiella limnaea genome has a window encoding:
- a CDS encoding NuoI/complex I 23 kDa subunit family protein: MPLTETDVRWVEAPKLGFWDQLYLPAMVDGLKTTLGHMFSKKITEQYPEQEPTLPPNYRGVHRLNRDEAGRVKCVACYMCATACPAHCIDIVAAPAPTEWKDREKYPETFVIDELRCIYCGMCEEACPVDAIELTTLYDLTGASREQMVFDKEKLLSVFDQTTKAGTDPVRSRAGKLGAASEPPPQ; the protein is encoded by the coding sequence ATGCCGTTGACGGAAACCGACGTGCGCTGGGTCGAAGCTCCCAAGTTGGGCTTCTGGGACCAGCTGTACCTCCCCGCGATGGTCGACGGGCTCAAGACGACGCTCGGCCACATGTTCTCGAAGAAGATCACCGAGCAGTACCCGGAGCAGGAGCCGACGCTGCCGCCGAACTACCGCGGCGTCCACCGGCTCAACCGCGACGAGGCCGGGCGGGTGAAGTGCGTGGCGTGCTACATGTGCGCCACCGCCTGCCCCGCCCACTGCATCGACATCGTCGCCGCTCCCGCCCCGACCGAGTGGAAGGACCGCGAGAAGTACCCCGAGACGTTCGTCATCGACGAGCTGCGGTGCATCTACTGCGGCATGTGCGAGGAGGCGTGCCCGGTGGACGCCATCGAGCTGACCACCCTGTACGACCTGACGGGGGCGAGCCGCGAGCAGATGGTGTTCGACAAGGAGAAGCTGCTGAGCGTCTTCGACCAGACGACGAAGGCCGGCACCGACCCCGTGCGCAGCCGCGCCGGGAAGCTCGGCGCGGCGTCGGAACCGCCGCCCCAATAA
- a CDS encoding NADH-quinone oxidoreductase subunit J family protein: MTLLAVQPPSAAGQLALAAVLAAGGAFLLLPKPGLRSVAGGVAGLVAGLAVAVAWVLTTFGGPVTNYVETVLFALFAAGAVGFGAVLVTNANPARGAIAFAFVILSVCGLFLLLAAPFLMAATVIIYAGAIIVTFLFVLMLSQNDGPSDENDRTREPLLGSLAGFAFVGLILFALGQGHAAESALPAQAITPAEQASLRAAADQLKALEDDDFYTGPTPRKERADKLSRTEAAIEDVVGVSFRKEDGTLRDGPVAARLAVRSDLHAQGVRARVAAARDQAALAFRYAETAVLDPARGRPAEAKAEATKLREQLLLLAGVGELPARNVANLGVLLYADHLLAVELAGTLLLVATIGTVAIAHRRGTAA, encoded by the coding sequence ATGACCCTCCTCGCCGTGCAACCCCCGTCGGCCGCCGGGCAGCTCGCGCTGGCCGCCGTCCTCGCCGCGGGCGGCGCGTTCCTGCTGCTGCCGAAGCCCGGCCTGCGCTCCGTCGCCGGCGGCGTCGCGGGGCTCGTCGCCGGCCTGGCCGTCGCCGTGGCGTGGGTGCTGACCACGTTCGGCGGGCCGGTTACCAACTACGTCGAGACGGTGCTGTTCGCCCTGTTCGCGGCGGGGGCCGTCGGCTTCGGCGCGGTGCTCGTCACGAACGCGAACCCGGCCCGCGGGGCGATCGCGTTCGCGTTCGTCATCCTCAGCGTGTGCGGGCTGTTCCTGCTGCTGGCGGCCCCGTTCCTGATGGCCGCGACGGTCATCATCTACGCCGGCGCCATCATCGTGACGTTCCTGTTCGTGCTGATGCTGTCGCAGAACGACGGCCCCTCGGACGAGAACGACCGCACCCGCGAGCCGCTCCTCGGCAGCCTCGCCGGCTTCGCCTTCGTCGGGCTCATCCTGTTCGCCCTCGGCCAGGGTCACGCCGCGGAATCCGCCCTTCCCGCCCAGGCGATCACGCCGGCGGAACAAGCCAGCTTGCGGGCCGCGGCCGACCAGCTGAAGGCGCTGGAGGACGACGACTTCTACACCGGCCCGACGCCGCGCAAGGAGCGGGCCGACAAGCTGAGCCGCACCGAGGCGGCCATCGAGGACGTGGTCGGCGTGTCGTTCCGCAAGGAGGACGGCACCCTCCGCGACGGCCCGGTCGCGGCCCGGCTGGCGGTCCGCTCCGACCTGCACGCGCAGGGCGTGCGGGCCCGCGTCGCCGCGGCGCGGGACCAGGCGGCGCTCGCCTTCCGCTACGCCGAGACCGCCGTCCTCGACCCCGCCCGCGGCCGGCCGGCGGAGGCGAAGGCCGAGGCGACGAAGCTCCGCGAACAGCTGCTGCTGCTGGCCGGCGTCGGCGAGCTGCCGGCGCGGAACGTCGCCAACCTGGGCGTGCTGCTGTACGCCGACCACCTGCTCGCGGTCGAGCTGGCCGGCACGCTGCTGCTGGTGGCCACCATCGGCACCGTCGCCATCGCCCACCGCCGGGGGACCGCCGCGTGA
- the nuoK gene encoding NADH-quinone oxidoreductase subunit NuoK, protein MITLWHYLAVAAALFGLGLVGFLTRRNLITMFLSAELMLQGVAINFVAFARFHGNLHGQVFVLFLLAVAACEAGVALALILMLYRRGRSLDVSRWHDLRELGVPAAVDLESLPVVHAEPDPTLTPAGARPVPVAEEPARV, encoded by the coding sequence GTGATTACCCTCTGGCACTACCTCGCGGTCGCGGCCGCGCTGTTCGGCCTGGGGCTGGTCGGGTTCCTGACCCGGCGCAACCTCATCACCATGTTCCTGTCCGCGGAACTGATGCTGCAGGGCGTGGCGATCAACTTCGTCGCCTTCGCCCGGTTCCACGGCAACCTGCACGGGCAGGTGTTCGTGCTGTTCCTGCTGGCGGTGGCGGCGTGCGAGGCGGGCGTGGCGCTGGCCCTGATCCTGATGCTGTACCGCCGCGGCCGGTCGCTGGACGTGTCGCGGTGGCACGACCTGCGCGAGCTCGGCGTGCCGGCGGCGGTCGATCTGGAGTCGCTGCCGGTCGTCCACGCCGAGCCGGACCCGACGCTGACCCCGGCCGGCGCCCGGCCCGTTCCGGTTGCCGAGGAGCCCGCCCGTGTCTGA
- the nuoL gene encoding NADH-quinone oxidoreductase subunit L, which produces MSDPVTFALTVLALLLGAAVLTALFSGAKALTSVAHVPLVIACGLSALLAIFLVSKVAGADTPQFVSAPVTWFAAGKFAANFTIAVDPLSAMMLAMITFIATFIAVFSSGYMRGEHGEPDAGYVRYFAVMSLFVFCMCGLVLANNFLLLVGFWEGVGLCSYLLVGYYYDKPSAAAAARKAFLVTRLGDTGFLLGIMLLWKLGGWHTDLTALFDHIAKNPPPTEQITAACLLLFCGAVGKSAQFPLYVWLPDAMEGPTPVSALIHAATMVTAGVYLVARCAPLFALAPDAQAVVAWAGGITALLAAFIALAQTDLKRVLAYSTVSQLGFMFLALGTLGAVSPVFAVVAAMFHLFTHAFFKALLFLASGSVMHAMGNVIDMRRFGGLRTVMPTTHLTFLCGAAALAGLPLLSGFWSKDLVLESLQFGAHSGHPHAGSFYLLMLVAMLTAGLTAFYTFRAYFLTFWGPTVVPEEAGHHAHESPSVMTVPLIVLAAGALFVGIVAEPFTHWFSGFVGRTPSIGLAAKLAGAAEVAHHFNWGIAGVSTLLAVGGVALAYMAYGAGGPERVPVPLAGVFALSRNKLYVDEVYEGAFVKPAEWLAVMARVFDLLLDSVSRVIAAVPRLVGVAVRPIQNGLVQFYALSMALGLAVFLSFVVFRAGR; this is translated from the coding sequence GTGTCTGACCCGGTCACGTTCGCCCTCACGGTGCTGGCGCTGCTCCTCGGGGCGGCGGTGCTGACGGCCCTGTTCAGCGGCGCGAAGGCGCTGACGTCGGTCGCCCACGTCCCGCTCGTCATCGCGTGCGGCCTCTCCGCGCTGCTGGCGATCTTCCTCGTGTCGAAGGTCGCCGGCGCGGACACGCCGCAGTTCGTCTCGGCGCCGGTCACGTGGTTCGCGGCCGGGAAGTTCGCCGCGAACTTCACCATCGCCGTGGACCCGCTGTCGGCCATGATGCTGGCGATGATCACGTTCATCGCCACGTTCATCGCCGTCTTCAGCAGCGGCTACATGCGCGGCGAGCACGGCGAGCCCGACGCCGGGTACGTGCGCTACTTCGCGGTGATGAGCCTGTTCGTGTTCTGCATGTGCGGCCTCGTGCTGGCGAACAACTTCCTGCTGCTCGTCGGCTTCTGGGAGGGCGTCGGCCTCTGCTCGTACCTGCTGGTCGGGTACTACTACGACAAGCCGTCGGCCGCCGCCGCGGCCCGCAAGGCGTTCCTCGTCACGCGGCTCGGCGACACCGGCTTCCTCCTCGGCATCATGCTGCTGTGGAAGCTCGGCGGCTGGCACACCGACCTGACGGCGCTGTTCGACCACATCGCCAAGAACCCGCCGCCGACGGAGCAGATCACGGCCGCGTGCCTGCTGCTGTTCTGCGGCGCCGTCGGCAAGAGCGCCCAGTTCCCGCTGTACGTGTGGCTCCCCGACGCGATGGAAGGCCCGACCCCGGTGTCGGCCCTCATCCACGCGGCGACGATGGTGACGGCCGGCGTGTACCTCGTCGCCCGCTGTGCGCCGCTGTTCGCGCTGGCGCCGGACGCGCAGGCGGTGGTGGCGTGGGCCGGCGGCATCACGGCGCTCCTGGCGGCGTTCATCGCGCTGGCGCAGACGGACCTGAAGCGCGTGCTGGCGTACAGCACGGTGAGCCAGCTCGGGTTCATGTTCCTGGCGCTCGGCACGCTCGGCGCGGTGAGCCCGGTGTTCGCCGTGGTCGCGGCGATGTTCCACCTGTTCACGCACGCCTTCTTCAAGGCGCTGCTGTTCCTCGCGTCCGGCTCGGTGATGCACGCGATGGGGAACGTCATCGACATGCGCCGGTTCGGCGGCCTGCGGACGGTCATGCCGACGACGCACCTCACGTTCCTGTGCGGGGCCGCGGCGCTGGCGGGGCTGCCGCTGCTGTCGGGCTTCTGGAGCAAGGACCTGGTGCTGGAGTCGCTCCAGTTCGGGGCGCACAGCGGCCACCCGCACGCGGGCTCGTTCTACCTGCTGATGCTGGTGGCGATGCTGACCGCGGGGCTGACGGCGTTCTACACCTTCCGCGCGTACTTCCTCACCTTCTGGGGGCCGACGGTGGTCCCGGAGGAAGCCGGGCACCACGCCCACGAGTCGCCGTCGGTGATGACGGTGCCGCTGATCGTGCTCGCCGCCGGGGCGCTGTTCGTGGGGATCGTGGCGGAGCCGTTCACGCACTGGTTCAGCGGCTTCGTCGGCCGCACGCCGTCGATCGGGCTGGCGGCGAAGCTGGCGGGCGCGGCCGAGGTGGCGCACCACTTCAACTGGGGCATCGCCGGCGTGAGCACGCTGCTGGCGGTGGGCGGCGTGGCGCTGGCGTACATGGCCTACGGCGCCGGCGGCCCGGAGCGGGTGCCGGTGCCGCTGGCGGGGGTGTTCGCGCTGTCGCGGAACAAGCTGTACGTGGACGAGGTGTACGAGGGCGCGTTCGTGAAGCCCGCCGAGTGGCTGGCCGTGATGGCGCGGGTGTTCGACCTGCTCCTGGACTCCGTGTCCCGCGTGATCGCCGCCGTGCCGCGGCTGGTCGGCGTGGCGGTGCGGCCGATCCAGAACGGGCTCGTGCAGTTCTACGCCCTGTCGATGGCGTTAGGGTTAGCCGTGTTCCTGAGTTTCGTGGTGTTCCGGGCCGGCCGTTAA
- a CDS encoding complex I subunit 4 family protein produces the protein MYPAFRIIVLLLVAFPLLSALVVCALPQRAARRVALWLALIHVGLTAAVVAGTLMAVEVRNEAITAGVDYSHQRFHPEFVPGDPGLRGSDEVSSGTTRLTLLSLADIPEELAGPRVQLYLGTDGLNVWLVALCSVMMLPAILVSWSGIREKVGGYYAWLFVLQAGAVGAFLSFDVILFYAFFELTLVPAFFLIGRWGNGSGRRDAARKFFLYTLAGSLLTLVGVIGVVLTNPITHVTPAGNFTTYTFALPELMASVQQNLVQPAQDALDGKPEALAAKQAVQFWLFLALMAGFAVKTPIVPFHTWLPAAYNEAPVGVTVLLSALLAKLGTFGILRFVIPLTPDAAVQYGLPVVGTLAAFGIVYGALCAYGQREIKLLVAYSSVSHLGFLVLGLFALNAEGLSGAVLHMVNHGVSTGALFAALAFLVDRYRTTSMSQFGGLTGRFPKFAFVTFVLALASVGLPGLNNFCSEMLMLSGLFNLKTPGVTGYGFAAVAAAGVFLSAWYTLTMLRRVFFEPLREPPATGVEPAGDLNRREVFALGGLAALCLALGLFPQFLLDPMKADVRVLTTIGEFARGRVAGTKPTFEELPPPPPAPVGAPKEMNKAAGGEKKGGGGKGGGGKKGGGKGGPPMKGEE, from the coding sequence ATGTACCCCGCCTTCCGGATCATCGTTCTGCTGCTGGTCGCGTTCCCGCTGCTGTCGGCGCTGGTCGTGTGCGCCCTGCCGCAGCGGGCCGCCCGGCGGGTGGCGCTGTGGCTGGCGCTGATCCACGTCGGCCTCACCGCCGCCGTCGTCGCCGGCACTCTCATGGCCGTCGAGGTCCGCAACGAGGCGATCACCGCCGGCGTCGACTACAGCCACCAGCGGTTCCACCCCGAGTTCGTCCCCGGCGACCCCGGCCTCCGCGGCAGTGACGAGGTCAGCTCCGGCACCACCCGGCTCACCCTCCTCAGCCTCGCCGACATCCCGGAGGAACTCGCCGGGCCGCGCGTGCAGCTGTACCTCGGCACCGACGGCCTCAACGTCTGGCTCGTCGCCCTGTGCAGCGTCATGATGCTGCCGGCCATCCTGGTGAGCTGGAGCGGCATCCGCGAGAAGGTTGGCGGGTACTACGCCTGGCTGTTCGTGTTGCAAGCGGGCGCGGTCGGGGCGTTCCTGTCGTTCGACGTGATCCTCTTCTACGCCTTCTTCGAGCTGACGCTGGTGCCGGCGTTCTTCCTGATCGGCCGGTGGGGCAACGGCTCCGGCCGCCGCGACGCGGCCCGCAAGTTCTTCCTCTACACCCTGGCGGGGAGCCTGCTCACGCTCGTCGGCGTGATCGGCGTCGTGCTGACGAACCCGATCACGCACGTCACCCCGGCCGGCAACTTCACCACGTACACGTTCGCCCTCCCCGAGCTGATGGCGAGCGTGCAGCAGAACCTGGTGCAGCCGGCCCAGGACGCCCTCGACGGGAAGCCCGAGGCGCTGGCGGCGAAGCAGGCGGTGCAGTTCTGGCTGTTCCTGGCGCTCATGGCCGGGTTCGCGGTCAAGACGCCGATCGTGCCGTTCCACACCTGGCTGCCGGCGGCGTACAACGAGGCGCCCGTCGGCGTCACCGTGTTGCTCTCCGCCCTGCTGGCGAAGCTCGGCACGTTCGGCATCCTGCGGTTCGTCATCCCGCTGACGCCCGACGCGGCCGTGCAGTACGGCCTGCCGGTGGTCGGCACCCTAGCGGCGTTCGGCATCGTGTACGGGGCGCTGTGCGCGTACGGCCAGCGCGAGATCAAGCTGCTGGTGGCGTACAGCTCCGTGTCGCACCTCGGCTTCCTCGTGCTCGGGCTGTTCGCCCTGAACGCCGAGGGGCTGTCCGGCGCGGTCCTGCACATGGTGAACCACGGCGTCAGCACCGGGGCGCTGTTCGCGGCGCTGGCGTTCCTCGTGGACCGCTACCGCACCACGAGCATGAGCCAGTTCGGCGGCCTGACAGGCCGGTTCCCGAAGTTCGCCTTCGTGACGTTCGTGCTGGCCCTGGCGAGCGTCGGCCTGCCGGGGCTGAACAACTTCTGCAGCGAGATGCTGATGCTGTCGGGGTTGTTCAACCTGAAGACGCCGGGCGTGACCGGGTACGGGTTCGCGGCGGTCGCGGCGGCGGGCGTGTTCCTGAGCGCGTGGTACACGCTGACGATGCTGCGGCGGGTGTTCTTCGAGCCGCTGCGCGAGCCGCCGGCGACGGGCGTGGAGCCGGCGGGCGACCTGAACCGGCGCGAGGTGTTCGCGCTGGGCGGGCTGGCGGCGCTGTGCCTGGCGCTGGGCCTGTTCCCGCAGTTCCTGCTCGACCCGATGAAGGCCGACGTCCGCGTGCTGACGACGATCGGCGAGTTCGCCCGCGGCCGGGTGGCGGGCACGAAGCCGACGTTCGAGGAGCTGCCGCCCCCGCCGCCGGCCCCGGTCGGCGCGCCGAAGGAGATGAACAAGGCCGCCGGCGGCGAGAAGAAGGGCGGCGGCGGCAAGGGCGGTGGCGGCAAGAAGGGCGGGGGCAAGGGCGGCCCGCCGATGAAGGGCGAAGAGTAG
- a CDS encoding NADH-quinone oxidoreductase subunit N has protein sequence MTVLTDPGVPAAFTGVFPAVLPEIVLVGTACLAFLAGPFANRRCLWFVASLLGLTAAMVVAGVVKVAVPEVPAAAAILPDGPAEFVRWVALVAAVVFVLVSWPEVTGTNAAEYYGCLLVAAAGVSLTGRANDLVTLFLALELISIPTYILLYLPAQGRTGQEAAVKYFLLSVMSSAVLLFGFSYLYGLTGTTNITAIVDALTKAHQGGAAHSPLALVAAVMVIAAIGFRVTAVPFHFYAPDVYEGAPAGVVAQLAFLPKVAGFVALARVLGLVGADPRHLPFDAATQLPLLLWIIAVVTMTVGNVMALLQDNVRRMLAYSGVAHGGYMLIGLVVASSLPEATGTPAVGGIEALLVYLAAYGMMTVGAFAVVLYLSTPDRPIDAIDDLAGAGQSHPLSAAAMAVFLLSLIGLPLTAGFAGKLMLFVGAFTAPADTPTMRNLYVLLAVIAAVNSAVAAVYYLRVLGVMYLRTSLRPAPKLRAVPTFVAAAALAAATLVFGVWPEPLVKAARTAAPVPAVAGR, from the coding sequence GTGACCGTGCTGACCGACCCCGGCGTGCCGGCCGCCTTCACCGGCGTGTTCCCGGCCGTCCTCCCCGAGATCGTCCTCGTCGGCACCGCCTGCCTGGCGTTCCTCGCCGGCCCGTTCGCCAACCGCCGCTGCCTGTGGTTCGTCGCGTCGCTCCTGGGCCTCACCGCCGCCATGGTCGTCGCCGGCGTCGTGAAGGTGGCCGTGCCCGAGGTCCCCGCCGCGGCCGCGATCCTGCCGGACGGCCCCGCCGAGTTCGTCCGCTGGGTCGCGCTCGTCGCCGCGGTCGTGTTCGTACTCGTGTCGTGGCCCGAGGTGACCGGCACCAACGCCGCCGAGTACTACGGCTGCCTCCTCGTCGCCGCCGCGGGCGTGTCGCTGACGGGGCGCGCCAACGACCTCGTCACGCTGTTCCTGGCGCTCGAACTGATCTCGATCCCCACCTACATCCTGCTCTACCTGCCCGCCCAGGGGCGCACGGGGCAGGAGGCGGCGGTCAAATACTTCCTGCTGAGCGTGATGTCGTCCGCGGTGCTGCTGTTCGGCTTCAGCTACCTGTACGGCCTGACCGGCACCACCAACATCACCGCGATCGTGGACGCCCTCACGAAGGCGCACCAGGGCGGGGCCGCGCACTCGCCGCTGGCGCTCGTCGCGGCGGTGATGGTGATCGCGGCGATCGGCTTCCGCGTGACGGCGGTGCCGTTCCACTTCTACGCCCCGGACGTGTACGAGGGCGCCCCCGCCGGCGTCGTCGCGCAGCTGGCGTTCCTGCCGAAGGTCGCCGGGTTCGTGGCGCTGGCCCGCGTCCTGGGCCTGGTCGGCGCCGACCCGCGGCACCTGCCGTTCGACGCGGCCACGCAGCTGCCGCTGCTCCTGTGGATCATCGCCGTGGTGACGATGACCGTCGGCAACGTGATGGCCCTGCTGCAGGACAACGTGCGGCGGATGCTCGCGTACTCCGGCGTGGCCCACGGCGGCTACATGCTCATCGGCCTCGTGGTGGCCAGCTCGCTGCCGGAGGCGACGGGCACGCCGGCGGTCGGCGGCATCGAGGCGCTGCTGGTGTACCTCGCGGCCTACGGCATGATGACAGTTGGGGCGTTCGCCGTGGTGCTGTACCTGAGCACGCCCGACCGGCCGATCGACGCGATCGACGACCTCGCGGGGGCCGGCCAGTCGCACCCGCTGTCGGCGGCGGCGATGGCGGTGTTCCTGCTCAGCCTCATCGGCCTGCCGCTGACGGCGGGCTTCGCCGGGAAGTTGATGCTGTTCGTCGGCGCGTTCACCGCCCCGGCCGACACGCCGACGATGCGGAACCTGTACGTGCTGCTGGCGGTGATCGCCGCGGTGAACTCGGCGGTCGCGGCGGTGTACTACCTGCGGGTGCTGGGCGTGATGTACCTGCGGACGTCGCTGCGGCCGGCCCCGAAGCTGCGGGCGGTGCCCACGTTCGTGGCGGCGGCCGCGCTGGCTGCGGCCACGCTGGTGTTCGGCGTCTGGCCCGAGCCGCTGGTGAAGGCGGCCCGGACCGCGGCCCCGGTGCCGGCCGTGGCGGGGCGGTAG
- a CDS encoding acyl-CoA desaturase, with product MPSVSESTRKAVWRRLRGLPFILIHVAALVGACLVTPTWEAAALGVALYVVRMFGITGVYHRYFAHRAYKTSRWFQFVLAWVGCTAMQKGPLWWAVHHRHHHKYSDQDEDPHSPIKRSVWWSHAGWVMSGLFRFPNYDEIKDFAKYPELRVMNKLYWTPGILLAAGCYLWMGLPGFVWGFLVSTVCLYHGTFLINSACHLWGYRRYETTDQSKNLWWAAILTLGEGWHNNHHHYQSCARQGFVWWEIDISYYVLRGLAAVGLIWDVREPTPKALAAKLIAKPQPVA from the coding sequence GTGCCCAGCGTCTCCGAGTCCACCCGCAAGGCGGTGTGGCGGCGACTCCGCGGCCTGCCGTTCATCCTGATCCACGTCGCCGCGCTGGTCGGCGCGTGCCTGGTGACGCCGACGTGGGAGGCCGCGGCCCTCGGCGTGGCCCTCTACGTGGTCCGCATGTTCGGCATCACCGGGGTGTACCACCGGTACTTCGCCCACCGGGCGTACAAGACGAGCCGGTGGTTCCAGTTCGTGCTGGCCTGGGTCGGCTGCACCGCGATGCAGAAGGGGCCGCTGTGGTGGGCCGTCCACCACCGCCACCACCACAAGTATTCCGACCAGGACGAGGACCCGCACTCGCCGATCAAGCGGAGCGTGTGGTGGTCGCACGCCGGGTGGGTGATGTCGGGCCTGTTCCGCTTCCCGAACTACGACGAGATCAAGGACTTCGCCAAGTACCCCGAACTGCGGGTGATGAACAAGCTGTACTGGACGCCGGGCATCCTGCTGGCCGCCGGGTGCTACCTGTGGATGGGCCTGCCGGGGTTCGTGTGGGGCTTCCTGGTGTCCACCGTGTGCCTGTACCACGGCACGTTCCTCATCAACTCGGCGTGCCACCTGTGGGGCTACCGCCGGTACGAGACGACGGACCAGAGCAAGAACCTGTGGTGGGCGGCGATCCTGACGCTCGGCGAGGGGTGGCACAACAACCACCACCACTACCAGAGCTGCGCCCGGCAGGGCTTCGTGTGGTGGGAGATCGACATCAGCTACTACGTGCTGCGGGGGCTGGCCGCGGTCGGGCTGATCTGGGACGTCCGCGAGCCGACGCCGAAGGCGCTGGCGGCGAAGCTCATCGCGAAGCCGCAGCCGGTGGCGTGA
- a CDS encoding SRPBCC domain-containing protein, which translates to MIAFAGDRQFPQPVSAVAEALADVAWLVATLPDVQVTTAAPDHAAWRMKPKLAFMAGHLDTTMHRTEHRHGEVVGFRVVTKAVGATSTVTIRLAFHDADGGTRVAWTGELAEVTGLLKMVPKGLLQATAEKVIGDVWVAVAARLG; encoded by the coding sequence GTGATCGCGTTTGCCGGCGACCGCCAGTTCCCGCAGCCGGTTTCGGCCGTCGCCGAGGCGCTGGCGGACGTGGCCTGGCTGGTCGCCACGCTCCCCGACGTGCAGGTGACGACCGCGGCCCCGGACCACGCCGCGTGGCGGATGAAGCCGAAGCTCGCCTTCATGGCCGGCCACCTCGACACGACGATGCACCGCACCGAGCACCGGCACGGCGAGGTGGTCGGCTTCCGGGTGGTCACGAAGGCCGTCGGCGCGACGAGCACGGTGACTATCCGGCTGGCGTTCCACGACGCCGACGGCGGCACCCGGGTGGCGTGGACGGGCGAGCTGGCCGAGGTGACGGGCCTGCTGAAGATGGTGCCGAAGGGGCTGCTCCAGGCGACGGCCGAGAAGGTGATCGGCGACGTGTGGGTGGCGGTGGCGGCGCGGCTGGGGTGA
- a CDS encoding spherulation-specific family 4 protein: protein MRLCGIALVLLCGVAAPGVAQNRPTGLLVPAYFYPAGGAKDARWQQLADAAKNGVPLTVIVNPASGPGKVTDPNYTAVIDGVQKAGVTTVGYVSTSYARRPAADVLADVKTWLKLYPTTQGIFLDEQPSGAAEVAAYLELCESIRRLNPKLTILSNPGTVCDAGYFGTGGPDVVCVHENEGSFRKYARPAKAYPPGRTAGLVHTTPQGANPAAEVALARGHGFGMVFVTDARMPNPWDRLPTYWDDLLTAVAPPTAGGKKN from the coding sequence ATGCGACTGTGCGGAATCGCGCTCGTGCTGCTGTGCGGGGTCGCCGCCCCCGGAGTCGCTCAGAACAGGCCGACCGGGCTCCTCGTGCCGGCGTACTTCTACCCGGCAGGCGGGGCGAAGGACGCTCGCTGGCAGCAGCTCGCCGACGCGGCCAAGAATGGCGTGCCGCTGACGGTCATCGTCAACCCGGCGAGCGGGCCGGGGAAGGTGACCGACCCGAACTACACGGCCGTGATCGACGGCGTGCAGAAGGCCGGCGTCACGACCGTCGGCTACGTCTCGACCAGCTACGCCAGGCGGCCCGCGGCGGACGTGCTGGCCGACGTGAAGACGTGGCTGAAGCTGTACCCGACGACGCAAGGAATCTTCCTCGACGAGCAGCCGTCGGGCGCGGCCGAGGTGGCGGCGTACCTGGAGCTGTGCGAGTCGATCCGCAGGCTGAACCCGAAGCTGACGATCCTCTCCAACCCCGGCACGGTGTGCGACGCCGGCTACTTCGGGACGGGCGGCCCGGACGTGGTCTGCGTCCACGAGAACGAGGGGTCGTTCCGGAAGTACGCCCGGCCGGCGAAGGCGTACCCCCCGGGCCGCACCGCGGGGCTGGTCCACACGACGCCTCAAGGCGCCAACCCGGCCGCCGAGGTGGCGCTCGCCCGGGGGCACGGCTTCGGGATGGTGTTCGTGACGGACGCCCGGATGCCGAACCCGTGGGACCGGCTGCCGACGTACTGGGACGACCTGCTGACGGCCGTGGCGCCGCCGACGGCGGGGGGCAAGAAGAACTGA
- a CDS encoding DUF1559 family PulG-like putative transporter: MTRTTRRGMTLAEVLTVIAVIAILIGLLLPATRRVREPAARAKCQNNLKQLMLGLHLYQDVGIPDSPDTPRGLPPGCYGPGATPEERLGWTVPVLPYIEQGNLFNRFDAGTGYAGNAGPAAVEVNRFVCPSALPGNAATTNYVALAGVGLDAAARPAGAVGIGAMGYDRTITLAEIADGASNTIGLAETASGVGPWARGGTATLRGFDPADAPVSGPGRPFGVHERGFNVAMLDGSVRFVRDTVDPRAFAAAVTVGGRERVDLE; the protein is encoded by the coding sequence GTGACTCGGACCACCCGCCGCGGCATGACGCTGGCCGAAGTCCTGACCGTGATCGCGGTCATCGCCATCCTGATCGGCCTGCTCCTGCCGGCCACCCGGCGCGTCCGCGAGCCGGCAGCGCGGGCGAAGTGCCAGAACAACCTCAAGCAGCTGATGCTCGGCCTGCACCTGTACCAGGATGTCGGCATACCCGATTCCCCCGATACGCCGCGCGGCCTGCCGCCGGGCTGCTACGGCCCCGGGGCAACGCCCGAGGAGCGGCTCGGCTGGACAGTGCCGGTGCTGCCGTACATCGAGCAGGGGAACCTGTTCAACCGCTTCGACGCCGGCACAGGCTACGCCGGAAACGCCGGGCCGGCCGCAGTCGAAGTGAACCGGTTCGTCTGCCCGTCGGCGCTGCCCGGGAACGCGGCGACGACGAACTACGTGGCCCTGGCCGGGGTCGGGCTCGACGCCGCGGCACGGCCGGCGGGCGCCGTCGGGATCGGCGCGATGGGCTACGACCGCACGATCACGCTGGCGGAAATCGCGGACGGCGCCTCGAACACCATCGGCCTGGCGGAAACGGCGTCCGGCGTCGGCCCGTGGGCACGGGGGGGCACCGCGACGCTTCGCGGGTTCGACCCCGCCGACGCGCCGGTGAGCGGCCCCGGCCGGCCGTTCGGCGTCCACGAGCGCGGCTTCAACGTGGCGATGCTCGACGGCTCGGTGCGGTTCGTCCGCGACACGGTGGACCCGCGTGCCTTCGCGGCCGCGGTGACGGTCGGCGGCCGCGAACGGGTGGACCTGGAGTGA